Proteins encoded together in one Impatiens glandulifera chromosome 1, dImpGla2.1, whole genome shotgun sequence window:
- the LOC124919422 gene encoding protein REVEILLE 6-like, protein MELQGLNIQQSDDSAIFETPNLNSNSSNVGWMSDDPSKKIRKPYTITKSRESWTEQEHDKFLEALQLFDRDWKKIEAFVGSKTVIQIRSHAQKYFLKVQKSGTNEHVPPPRPKRKANHPYPQKASRNAPTMSQGSVPLPDIGYNNIASLAVPLDPSDCTETLSSWSNVPLPKVEGCLSELTMVNNDHGSSNSRENAFDIDGTVGKFAWPVRAMPDFAQVYSFIGSVFDPNASDDHLQQLKTMDPINLETVLLLMKNLSSNLSNPDFEDHKKLLSSIDIESEKVKCGTLYNKERLARPENAIPSM, encoded by the exons ATGGAACTTCAAGGCCTCAATATTCAGCAATCAGATGATTCAGCAATATTTGAAACACCCAATCTGAATTCTAATTCATCTAATGTTGGATGGATGTCAGATGATCCAAGTAAGAAGATCCGTAAACCTTATACTATCACCAAGTCCAGAGAAAGCTGGACTGAGCAAGAGCATGACAAGTTTCTCGAAGCCTTACAGCT ATTTGATCGTGATTGGAAAAAGATCGAAGCTTTTGTTGGGTCAAAGACTGTAATTCAG ATTCGAAGCCATGCTCAAAAGTACTTTCTGAAGGTTCAGAAGAGTGGAACAAACGAACATGTACCACCACCTCGGCCAAAGAGGAAAGCTAATCATCCATATCCACAGAAGGCATCAAGAAATG CCCCAACTATGTCTCAAGGTTCAGTGCCTCTTCCAGATATTGGATATAATAATATAGCATCATTGGCAGTACCTCTAGACCCTAGTGATTGTACTGAAACTTTGTCATCTTGGTCTAATGTTCCTTTGCCAAAAG TGGAAGGATGTCTAAGTGAGCTGACTATGGTGAATAATGATCATGGAAGTAGCAATTCTCGAGAAAACGCCTTTGACATAGATGGAACTGTAGGAAAGTTCGCCTGGCCTGTGAGAG CTATGCCAGATTTTGCCCAAGTATACAGCTTTATTGGCAGTGTCTTTGATCCAAATGCTTCTGATGATCATCTTCAACAATTGAAGACGATGGACCCAATAAATCTTGAGACG GTCTTACTGCTGATGAAGAACCTCTCTTCCAATTTGTCAAACCCCGACTTTGAGGATCAT AAGAAACTGCTTTCTTCGATTGATATCGAATCTGAGAAAGTAAAATGTGGTACCCTTTATAACAAAGAACGACTCGCAAGACCAGAGAATGCTATCCCTTCGATGTAG